One Dethiosulfovibrio faecalis genomic region harbors:
- the selA gene encoding L-seryl-tRNA(Sec) selenium transferase translates to MADRDIQGLLRGIPAMERVLNDERTSRYLEYLDRERLKELCSSILNDVRVEILSGERTQFKYEDLFSLLDDRVESMSAPSLRSVVNGTGVVVHTNLGRSCLSSEAVSAVSEVAGRYNTLEYDLEAGERGQRNSHVEWLLCKLTGAEAAVVVNNNAGAVLLCLAALSAGRSAVVSRGELVEIGGSFRIPDIMTFSGTRLVEVGTTNRTHLRDYERAVDEDTAMVMKVHPSNFRVVGFHKEVSREDLAALARDKGVIFMEDLGSGILVDPGKLGLSGEPTVGDCIDAGVDLVTFSGDKLLGGPQIGAVVGKKKLVDSIRTYPLLRALRCDKMTLAALEATLRLYLRGDWNKIPTLGMLSLDGDAIKERCLSLMETLAPVLEGAHMEVVAVDDAVGGGAFPATAVPGFALSVSLPDLSSGTIQERLRFCDEPAVVGARDGRVLIHGRTLMEGDRERLVRAFSSILEEGSR, encoded by the coding sequence ATGGCGGACAGAGATATACAGGGACTTCTTCGTGGAATTCCCGCGATGGAGAGGGTTTTGAACGACGAGAGAACCTCTAGGTATCTAGAATATCTGGATAGAGAGAGACTGAAGGAGCTGTGTTCCTCCATATTGAACGACGTTAGAGTCGAGATCCTGTCCGGAGAGAGGACGCAATTTAAGTATGAGGATCTGTTCTCTTTGCTGGACGACAGGGTTGAGTCCATGTCCGCACCCAGTCTGAGATCGGTGGTGAACGGTACCGGAGTTGTGGTTCACACGAACCTCGGAAGATCCTGTCTGTCGTCTGAGGCGGTAAGTGCGGTTTCCGAGGTCGCCGGTAGATACAACACGCTGGAGTACGATCTGGAAGCGGGGGAAAGAGGTCAGAGGAACAGTCACGTGGAGTGGCTCCTCTGCAAGCTTACAGGAGCGGAGGCCGCCGTAGTAGTCAACAACAACGCCGGAGCCGTCCTGCTCTGCCTCGCCGCTCTCTCCGCCGGTCGATCGGCTGTGGTCTCCAGAGGTGAGCTGGTGGAGATAGGGGGTTCCTTCCGGATACCCGACATAATGACCTTTTCCGGAACCAGGCTGGTCGAGGTGGGAACTACGAACCGAACCCACCTGAGGGATTACGAGAGGGCGGTCGACGAGGATACCGCCATGGTCATGAAGGTCCACCCGTCCAATTTCAGGGTGGTGGGTTTTCACAAGGAGGTCTCTAGAGAGGACCTGGCCGCCCTCGCTAGGGATAAAGGTGTTATCTTCATGGAGGATCTCGGCAGCGGTATATTGGTCGATCCAGGTAAGCTGGGGCTCTCGGGAGAGCCCACTGTCGGCGACTGTATCGATGCCGGAGTTGATCTGGTCACATTTTCCGGAGATAAGCTTCTGGGCGGACCTCAGATAGGGGCCGTGGTGGGAAAGAAAAAGCTGGTGGACTCAATTCGAACCTATCCTCTCTTAAGGGCCCTCAGGTGCGATAAGATGACTCTGGCAGCTCTAGAGGCCACTTTGAGGCTCTATCTCAGAGGGGATTGGAACAAGATCCCCACTTTGGGCATGCTCTCTCTCGACGGAGATGCGATAAAAGAGAGATGCCTATCCCTCATGGAGACCCTGGCACCGGTGCTCGAAGGGGCCCATATGGAGGTCGTCGCGGTGGACGACGCAGTCGGTGGAGGGGCCTTCCCTGCCACGGCAGTTCCCGGATTCGCTTTATCCGTATCCTTGCCCGATCTAAGCTCCGGAACTATTCAGGAAAGGCTCAGGTTCTGCGACGAACCTGCGGTGGTCGGGGCTAGGGACGGCAGGGTGTTGATCCACGGCAGGACCCTGATGGAGGGAGACCGGGAGCGGTTGGTTCGAGCTTTTTCGTCTATCCTGGAGGAGGGGTCGAGATGA
- the selB gene encoding selenocysteine-specific translation elongation factor, which produces MTEEMSLVVGTAGHIDHGKTHLVKALSGVDCDRLSEERKRGITIELGFAPLELPSGRVVSVIDVPGHEKFIRQMVAGASGLDAVLLVVAADEGVMPQTREHLDIIELLGVREGFVVLTKADLVDEEMLELAADDVRDLVKGTFLQDKPILAVSSVTGENLGAVMDEMDKLVDEVVPRDREGAFFMPIDRSFPVAGFGTVVTGTAYRGRVYQGDDMEILPAELDTRVRSLQVHGSSVDSAEAGQRVAMSLNGLSVDQLNRGDVVCASGVFRASSCLDVGLKVLPGAIEGISHWQRLRVHLGTSDVLARVAFLDRKELLPGEEAVAQLVLEEPVVASICQRFVVRFYSPLRTIGGGEVLSPYGKKARGRRARGEAVARLEALMGSDSREDRIAALVDFHGRIPFDDLIVQTQETRKGLTEILKDLLKSRGVSVIPVGNGIVISDGERVRLEGSILKRLETFHEEHPHQEGEAADRLVNGLFVDEDRKFGRAFVGWMVDGGVLISKESLLSLPGFEKEDDQAFQAKVDVLKGLCDDAGFQPPVLIDCPKALGMDEKEFSRFLTDVRRMGLFSVVDGTFLLSSDVEKRLLSALREVDGGITIASVRDITGSSRKFVLPLLEYLDGKGVTRRVGDRRIILGG; this is translated from the coding sequence ATGACCGAGGAAATGTCCCTCGTAGTAGGTACTGCCGGGCATATAGACCACGGAAAAACCCATCTGGTCAAGGCATTGAGCGGCGTGGACTGCGACAGGCTTTCGGAGGAGAGGAAGCGGGGGATAACCATAGAGCTGGGCTTTGCACCTCTGGAGCTTCCCAGCGGCCGAGTTGTCAGCGTGATAGATGTTCCCGGACACGAAAAGTTCATAAGACAGATGGTTGCGGGGGCCTCCGGTCTGGACGCCGTTTTGCTCGTGGTGGCCGCCGACGAAGGGGTTATGCCCCAGACCAGAGAGCATCTGGATATAATCGAGCTCCTCGGAGTTCGAGAGGGGTTCGTGGTGTTGACCAAGGCGGACCTGGTCGACGAGGAGATGTTGGAGCTCGCGGCGGATGACGTCCGAGATCTGGTAAAGGGAACCTTCCTTCAGGACAAGCCTATATTGGCGGTTTCCTCTGTGACGGGGGAGAATCTGGGTGCCGTCATGGACGAGATGGACAAGCTTGTGGACGAGGTCGTCCCCAGAGATAGAGAAGGGGCCTTCTTCATGCCTATAGACCGATCCTTTCCCGTGGCGGGATTCGGAACCGTGGTGACCGGGACGGCCTACAGGGGCAGGGTATACCAGGGCGACGACATGGAGATATTGCCGGCGGAGTTGGACACGCGGGTTAGAAGCCTACAGGTTCACGGTTCTTCGGTCGATTCCGCCGAGGCAGGTCAGAGGGTGGCCATGAGTCTGAACGGTCTTTCCGTGGATCAGCTCAACAGAGGAGACGTCGTGTGCGCCTCCGGCGTGTTCAGGGCGTCCAGCTGTCTGGACGTGGGATTGAAGGTCTTGCCGGGGGCTATAGAGGGAATTTCCCATTGGCAGAGGCTCAGGGTCCACCTGGGAACCTCGGACGTATTGGCGAGGGTGGCTTTCCTGGACAGAAAGGAACTTCTTCCCGGAGAGGAGGCGGTCGCCCAGCTCGTTCTGGAGGAACCGGTCGTCGCCTCCATATGTCAGAGGTTCGTCGTTCGCTTTTACAGTCCTTTAAGAACCATAGGCGGAGGAGAGGTCCTCTCTCCCTACGGGAAAAAAGCTCGAGGGAGAAGGGCGAGAGGGGAGGCCGTCGCCAGGCTGGAGGCGTTGATGGGGTCCGATTCTAGAGAGGATCGCATAGCGGCACTGGTGGATTTTCACGGAAGGATCCCTTTCGACGACCTGATAGTGCAGACCCAGGAGACCAGAAAGGGATTGACCGAAATATTGAAGGACCTTCTGAAATCCAGAGGGGTATCGGTTATACCCGTAGGCAACGGCATAGTCATCTCCGACGGAGAGAGAGTCCGACTGGAGGGTTCTATCCTGAAACGGTTGGAGACCTTTCACGAAGAGCACCCTCACCAGGAGGGAGAGGCTGCCGACAGGCTGGTGAACGGTCTTTTTGTCGACGAGGACAGGAAGTTCGGTCGTGCTTTCGTCGGCTGGATGGTTGACGGAGGGGTACTGATATCCAAAGAGTCCCTGCTCTCCCTTCCGGGGTTCGAGAAAGAGGACGATCAGGCTTTTCAGGCGAAGGTGGACGTTCTGAAAGGACTGTGCGACGATGCGGGGTTTCAGCCGCCGGTTTTGATCGATTGTCCTAAAGCCCTTGGAATGGACGAAAAAGAGTTTTCCCGTTTTCTGACCGATGTCAGACGGATGGGTTTGTTCTCCGTGGTTGACGGGACATTTCTGCTATCCTCCGATGTGGAAAAACGGCTGCTTTCCGCTCTTAGGGAGGTAGACGGAGGGATAACCATAGCTTCCGTGAGGGATATAACCGGAAGCAGTAGAAAGTTTGTCTTGCCCCTCTTGGAATATCTCGATGGCAAAGGGGTTACCAGAAGGGTGGGGGATAGAAGAATAATCTTAGGTGGTTAA
- a CDS encoding Veg family protein: MACSIQSIRQRVARYKGNTVRYRATKGRRKTEERRGVILETYPCLFTLYVESQHSKVSFSYAELLTKEVELELIKDNASTSEYL; encoded by the coding sequence ATGGCCTGTTCCATTCAATCGATTCGTCAGAGGGTGGCTCGATACAAGGGAAACACGGTGCGGTATCGTGCCACCAAGGGACGTCGCAAGACGGAGGAAAGACGAGGGGTGATTCTGGAGACATACCCGTGTCTTTTCACCCTTTACGTGGAATCTCAACACAGCAAGGTTTCCTTCAGTTACGCTGAGTTGTTGACAAAAGAGGTGGAACTGGAGCTTATCAAGGATAACGCCAGTACCTCCGAATATCTCTGA
- a CDS encoding 4-(cytidine 5'-diphospho)-2-C-methyl-D-erythritol kinase, producing the protein MEILVPSDGKINLSLRIVGRRENGYHDLVSVFMRMPSLESLNIVPLKKQDVDDVVEMRNISIDGVNLVKRVIDLLRGRGVSVPSLSVSINKEIPPETGLGCGSGNGVAIYKWIESCCENVPHPDVLASIGADLPFFAQDVSLALVEGVGEDVSFLPPLELGCALFIPVWRSATSDAYGDLDRCFSELWPKGPEEARKEALSIVEGLSKGSKIGLLPNDFLKPLMVSHPEYRSIFDGIEKSGALAWGLSGSGSAAFALYRKGSLVKGRLGHLYELECIEKIILVE; encoded by the coding sequence ATGGAGATCCTTGTTCCCAGCGACGGTAAGATAAACCTATCGTTGAGAATCGTCGGCCGAAGGGAAAACGGCTATCACGATCTGGTATCGGTTTTCATGAGGATGCCGTCGTTGGAGTCCTTGAACATCGTTCCGTTAAAAAAACAAGATGTCGATGATGTCGTAGAGATGAGGAATATATCGATAGACGGCGTCAATTTAGTCAAGAGGGTGATCGATCTTCTCCGTGGAAGAGGAGTTTCGGTCCCCTCTCTCTCGGTGTCCATAAATAAGGAGATTCCTCCTGAAACGGGTCTTGGATGCGGTTCCGGGAACGGTGTGGCCATATATAAGTGGATTGAGTCGTGTTGCGAGAACGTACCTCATCCGGATGTCCTGGCTTCCATAGGGGCGGATCTGCCATTTTTCGCCCAGGATGTATCTTTGGCCCTGGTGGAGGGAGTGGGGGAGGACGTGAGCTTTCTCCCTCCTTTGGAGCTCGGCTGCGCCCTCTTTATCCCCGTTTGGCGTTCTGCTACGTCCGATGCCTACGGAGATCTCGACCGCTGCTTTTCGGAGCTCTGGCCTAAAGGTCCCGAAGAAGCTCGGAAGGAGGCCTTGTCCATAGTGGAGGGGCTCTCCAAGGGATCTAAAATCGGGCTTCTTCCCAACGATTTTCTGAAACCTCTTATGGTCTCTCATCCCGAATACAGGTCGATATTCGATGGCATCGAAAAATCCGGAGCCTTGGCCTGGGGTCTCAGCGGCAGCGGTAGCGCGGCTTTTGCTTTATATCGAAAAGGTAGCCTCGTGAAGGGTAGGTTGGGCCACCTTTATGAGCTCGAGTGTATCGAAAAAATAATATTGGTGGAGTGA